One genomic window of Thermoplasmata archaeon includes the following:
- the xseB gene encoding exodeoxyribonuclease VII small subunit — MTDPNSFEDALAALEAKVEELSRGDVPLDRALAVFEEGLALYRRCHGMLAQAEQRVTKLVAATDGLQEEPLQLE; from the coding sequence ATGACGGACCCGAACTCGTTCGAGGACGCCCTTGCGGCCCTCGAGGCCAAGGTCGAGGAGCTCTCCCGCGGCGACGTGCCGCTGGACCGCGCCCTCGCCGTCTTCGAGGAAGGACTCGCCCTGTACCGCCGGTGCCACGGCATGCTGGCCCAGGCGGAGCAGCGCGTGACCAAGCTCGTCGCCGCGACGGACGGACTCCAGGAAGAACCGCTGCAGCTCGAGTGA
- the xseA gene encoding exodeoxyribonuclease VII large subunit: protein MGTLAVSADAGIRGVRALTVSELARLLRDTVRSNPLLNRILVRGETSNVQHVAGGMVFFTLKDENAQIPCVLFRADAEALAFDLSDGLAVLATGDVDLYARRGEVQLVVRTLAPEGVGRFWATFQATRRKLDGEGLFATGRKRPLPTYPRRVGLVTSERGAVLHDVVTILRRRFPLADVTLSPALVQGPEAPSSLRHALAAVQDRVQVVILARGGGPLEDLWCFNDEGLARAIAACPVPVISAVGHETDVTIADFVADVRAPTPSAAAELASPDADDLRAHLASLADALHVGIQDVLRDRRTSVALAAERLSPAGLRSEMAGSADRLGKLGRGLRDAGLRGLALRLDRLDALGDRLDAVSPLGTLRRGYAIVERDAGGVVTLARAVQPPESLVVRLQDGRLHVHVTSKEETP from the coding sequence ATGGGAACCCTCGCCGTCTCCGCGGACGCGGGCATCCGGGGCGTGCGTGCCCTGACCGTGTCGGAGCTCGCGCGTCTCCTGCGGGACACCGTGCGGTCCAATCCCCTCCTGAACCGCATCCTGGTCCGCGGCGAGACGAGCAACGTGCAGCACGTCGCGGGAGGCATGGTGTTCTTCACCCTGAAGGACGAGAACGCCCAGATCCCGTGCGTCCTCTTCCGGGCCGATGCCGAGGCGCTCGCCTTCGACCTGAGCGACGGCCTGGCGGTCCTCGCCACGGGGGACGTCGACCTGTACGCGCGCCGGGGGGAGGTCCAGCTCGTCGTGCGCACGCTCGCGCCCGAGGGGGTCGGCCGGTTCTGGGCGACCTTCCAAGCGACCCGCAGGAAGCTGGACGGCGAGGGCCTCTTCGCCACGGGGAGGAAGCGGCCCCTGCCCACGTACCCCCGGCGGGTCGGGCTCGTCACGTCGGAACGCGGGGCGGTCCTGCACGACGTCGTGACGATCCTCCGGCGGCGATTCCCCCTGGCCGACGTGACCCTGTCCCCGGCCCTGGTGCAAGGACCCGAGGCTCCCTCGAGCCTGCGCCACGCCTTGGCGGCCGTGCAGGACCGCGTGCAGGTCGTCATCCTCGCGCGGGGCGGCGGGCCGCTCGAGGACCTATGGTGTTTCAACGACGAAGGTCTCGCTCGGGCCATCGCGGCGTGCCCGGTGCCCGTGATCAGCGCCGTGGGCCACGAGACCGACGTCACGATCGCCGACTTCGTGGCCGACGTCCGCGCCCCGACCCCGAGCGCGGCCGCGGAACTCGCTTCGCCCGATGCGGACGATCTGCGCGCCCACCTGGCCTCCCTGGCGGACGCCCTGCATGTGGGAATCCAGGACGTCCTCCGAGACCGCCGGACGAGCGTCGCCCTCGCGGCGGAACGCCTGTCCCCCGCGGGACTCCGGAGCGAGATGGCGGGGTCTGCGGACCGACTGGGCAAGCTCGGTCGAGGGCTGCGTGACGCGGGGCTCCGCGGACTCGCCCTCCGCTTGGACCGACTCGACGCCCTGGGGGATCGCCTGGACGCGGTCAGCCCCCTGGGCACCTTGCGCCGCGGCTACGCGATCGTCGAGCGCGACGCGGGCGGGGTGGTCACGCTGGCCCGCGCCGTGCAGCCGCCGGAATCCCTGGTCGTCCGTCTCCAGGACGGGCGCCTTCACGTTCACGTCACATCCAAGGAGGAGACACCATGA